The window TTGGATAATGCACCCCCAGGTACATACGCGAGTAGCCTACCGACCCTGCCCATAAATAAGCCGGTGCAATTACATACCATTTTGGATATGCCCGCGATAATGCCGTTGCAACCGCAAAACTTGTTGATGTATGACCCGAAGGGAACGAAGTACTGCCCGCATTGTAAACCGCAACAATTTTTAAATTTTGGACAAAGGGCCGGCGGCGCTTAAAAATAGTTTTGATTAACAAGGTAGCGCCAAGGGTAATGGCTGCGCTGCTACCCACATATAAGGCGTTCTGCCGCATCTGGCTATCGTGCCCAACAATGCCGCCAACTAATAATGCAACAGGTATGCTGTATGAAACATAGGGTAACGAATTAGATAAAAACAGCATTTGTTTTGTTTCGCCATCATTGCGTTTCAACGCCAGGTCTATCAAAACTTTATCATCAAACCGCTGAACAAAGTTATTTACCTGCGCTGCCTGAACCTTTACTTGTGTAGTGGTTTTAGTTTGCTCGGGAGCTTTAGGTTGCTCCTCTGTTTTTATTTGCGCCACAACGTTTGCTGCAAAAGGTATAGCAAACAACATTTGCAGAACAAATAATGCATTTATAAACCTGGTGCAATTGCTTGTTTTCATAATGAGATCAACGAGCTATATATAATAAAGCCCAGCTTAAGGCATTGGCTTATGCAACGCCAACTTAACAATAAAATTGTTAAGTTTTAAATGGGGGCCGGCCGACACACAAAAGCCCTGAGACTTACGGCTCAAGGCTTTTTACTTTTCTCGTCGGGATGGCGGGATTCGAACCCACGACCTCCAGCACCCCATGCTGGCGCGATACCGGGCTACGCTACATCCCGAAATATTCAGGAACCCGAACGCTGCAAATATAAATATGAAATTTAATTTATAAAGTGTTCGTTTAATTTTGCGCCCCTTCACAAACACGGCCCAGCATTTCACAAATAGCTATACAACAGCGGGTTTGATAAAATGAACAATTTATATTCTTCATAGCTTGGCAATACCAATTGTAAAACTAATTTATTGTAATATGAAAGTTATAGCTTTACGTTTAGCAGCCGTCTTGTTGGTAAGCTGCTGCATCTTTTCTTGTAAAAAAGAATTTGTCGACACCCAGTCGCCCACAAAGCTCGATGAGAAAACAAGTGTCTCTATTACCCCGACTACTATTTTCGCGCCGGGGCTGCACAATTTTACCGACATCCATATTTGTTATGATGACAAAGTATTTTTACTAGAAGGCGGAAAATTGAAACGGTTAGTAGGCACCGACCTGGTTGATGTTCCTTTACCTGCTTCGGTATACAAAGATTTCGATCCCAAATTTTTAACAATTTCAAAAGACTTTACTTTTTATTTGAGGGCCAATACCGGTATCAAGATAATAAAATCGGGTAAAGAAATTGGCTACTACAAGGTCGGCCAGGCTCCGCTTGAAAACTTTACACCCAATACCTTTGGTAATTTCGAAATTGAGGTTGACGAAACAGATCACTCTCTTGTTTTTGGAACAGTACGGTTTGGCTTCGATTCAACTTCTTACGCCATTGCTAAGATCACAAAAGACGGGCATTATGGCGATATAACTTTTCCAAATGTAGTAGAGCAATTTATTACAGCCTTTGGGCTGGGCCCAAGTACCGGCGAAATCTGGAGCGGAAATTTAGAGACCAACGGGAACTCCTATTTCGACGGATTATTAAAAAGTACTGTATCTACACCTCCCTTTACTTATGGCAATACTAAGCTTTATGGCCAGCATCCATCAACTCATATCAGCTTCCCTACCGAGGGGCCTATTGATTCGGTAGAGTTTGCTGTAATTTCCGGAATAACGGTGAGTAAGAATAGCAAGGTTGTATACTACAAAACGGGCAGCTTTGGCGAGGAGGAAGACGTTGATGGAGTAAACAGTTTTGGTAATGTTTTTAAAATTGAAGACGGTATTGTAAAACGGCTAACAGAGAATGTTGACGGAAAACGGCTGGCCATTTCTAACAACGGTAAAACCCTTTACATAGCAGGAAAAGGGTTATCAAAAATAGAGCTTTGATAACCTATGCTGTAACTCAAACCGTTTGCAGGTGATGCTCATCAACCGCCATTACGTTGTGCTGTTGTTTTAGCTTCTCTTTACGTTGATAACGAATATGTAGCAGCCCAATAAGTAATGCCACAATACCTTCGGCCATTATTGTATTGGGCGCTCCTATCCATTTAGATACCGCGCCAACCAACAGGCCGCCTACGGGTTGCATGCCAAAAAAAGCCATAGCGTAAAAGCTGATCACCCGGCCGCGCATGCCGGCTTCTACCGTTGTTTGTATGAGCGTATTGCTAATGGTTATCTGCGACATCATGCCGAAGCCTGCAATGGTAACAAATACCAGGGCCATCGGGTAAATGTGCTCGTGCGAAAACAATATCAGCCCGGCGCCAAAAACCATGGTGTTAATACATAGTATCTTTTTTAAATTGGCGCCCGCTTTAACAGATGCCAGGAAAATAGCCCCCGAAAAGGCTCCTAAGCCTATCACACTATCAATCACCCCGAATGTGGTAGCGTTGCCTTTAAAAACTTCGCGGGCATAATAGGGCAGCAGGGTGCTAAAAGGCAATACTAAAAGGCTTATTAGCCCCAGCATCATTATAACAAAGGCAATTGATGGGGTGGCCTTTAAATAAGCAAATCCTTCTTTAAGTTCGTCGTAAACATTTTTAACATGGGGTTGCTCAACATACTTGGGTAGCCTCATCATTAACAAAGACCCTATAACCGCCACAAAACTTACCGCGTTAAGCGCAAAGCAAACATCGTCACCCAGTGTCTCTAAAACAAACCCTGCAATAGCCGGGCCTATCAAGCGCGACAGGTTAACCATTGACGAATTGAGCGCCAGGGCATTTGGCAGATCCCTTTTATCGTCTATCATCTCGTACACCAATGATTGCCGTGCAGGCACATCAAAAGCGTTAATGATACCTAACACCACGCTTAAGGCCAATATTTCCCACACCTGGTAGTGTTTAAAAAATATCAGCGCCGTTAATAACACGGCTTGTATCATTGATGCTATTTGTGTGCCCAGTAATACCCTGAAACGGTTATACCTGTCAGACACTACGCCGCCTAGCAACGACAACAAAAAGGATGGGAACTGGCTGGCAAAGAGTGTAAGCCCCAGCATAAATGTAGAATGTGTAAGCGTGTAAACTACCCAGCTTACTGCGGTTTTCTGCATCCAGGTGCCAATAAGCGATATAGACTGGCCTGCAAAATATAACCTATAGTTACGACTGCGAAATGCTTTAAATGTACTTATATTCATATTAATAACCCTTTATGCAAACTTGCGGGTTACTCAAAATCAATGAGCTTTGTTAGCGGGGCAATGGCATTTAATAAAAGTTCCTGCTCGTGCGTGTTGCATGTTTGGGCTATGGCCCGACTTAGCCACATATTACGCTCACTGCGCATCTGTAATAAAAAATCTTCCCCTTTAGCCGATAAAGTTACCAGCACCTTACGCTTGTCGGTTGCCGATGTTTTGCGGTTGATAAACCCCAATTGCTGCAAATGGTTCAAAATTTGCGACATAGATTGATTGGTTATCTTTTCGGCGGCGGCAAGTTCGCTTGGCAGCATTTCGGTTTGATAAAGCATAGCGATGGTGGAACGCATAGTAAGCGAAAGCTGCTGGGCAATAGCCGATTGCTTACGCAGCTTTTTAATAAGCCTTGTTACTACAGTACGCAGCGCTGCTGCTATTTCATCCGGGTTAATGTTACTCATTTTATAGTAAGATAAACTAATAAGTTTGCCTTACAAATATAGAAGCTTTGATTACTTTTTTTATCATGTGATTATCATTTATACCCTTGGTTTTTAATTTTATATGGCTTAATATGATGTTGTAATTACCTAAATTCAAAAAAACATTTTTGTATATTAATTAATGGTTATTTTCGTTAAATCAACAATGTTGATAGCTTTATAAACGGTTATGGCCCCTACCGAAAATTATGACCTGTTGATTGATAAGATCAACTCCTTCATTCGTAAATATCATTACAACAACCTGCTGCGCGGGCTGATATTTTTGGGTGCGGGTATATTTTCGGCTTATATTGCTATTACGCTAATGGAGTACTTTGGCAACTTTAATACCCTGCTGCGTACTCTGCTTTTTTACTTTTTTATATTGCTTAACCTGGGCTTAATGATATGGCTGGTTTTACCCCCGCTGCTTGCAAGGTTAAAACTGGCCAAAACACTAAGCCATGATGAAGCCGCCGAAATTATCGGCCACCATTTTAACGATGTACATGATAAACTGTTAAACACCCTGCAGTTAAAAAAACAGGCTGCCGAT is drawn from Inquilinus sp. KBS0705 and contains these coding sequences:
- a CDS encoding MFS transporter, which gives rise to MNISTFKAFRSRNYRLYFAGQSISLIGTWMQKTAVSWVVYTLTHSTFMLGLTLFASQFPSFLLSLLGGVVSDRYNRFRVLLGTQIASMIQAVLLTALIFFKHYQVWEILALSVVLGIINAFDVPARQSLVYEMIDDKRDLPNALALNSSMVNLSRLIGPAIAGFVLETLGDDVCFALNAVSFVAVIGSLLMMRLPKYVEQPHVKNVYDELKEGFAYLKATPSIAFVIMMLGLISLLVLPFSTLLPYYAREVFKGNATTFGVIDSVIGLGAFSGAIFLASVKAGANLKKILCINTMVFGAGLILFSHEHIYPMALVFVTIAGFGMMSQITISNTLIQTTVEAGMRGRVISFYAMAFFGMQPVGGLLVGAVSKWIGAPNTIMAEGIVALLIGLLHIRYQRKEKLKQQHNVMAVDEHHLQTV
- a CDS encoding MarR family transcriptional regulator, which produces MSNINPDEIAAALRTVVTRLIKKLRKQSAIAQQLSLTMRSTIAMLYQTEMLPSELAAAEKITNQSMSQILNHLQQLGFINRKTSATDKRKVLVTLSAKGEDFLLQMRSERNMWLSRAIAQTCNTHEQELLLNAIAPLTKLIDFE
- a CDS encoding phosphatase PAP2 family protein encodes the protein MLFLSNSLPYVSYSIPVALLVGGIVGHDSQMRQNALYVGSSAAITLGATLLIKTIFKRRRPFVQNLKIVAVYNAGSTSFPSGHTSTSFAVATALSRAYPKWYVIAPAYLWAGSVGYSRMYLGVHYPSDVFGGAVLGTTTSLLLRPAIH